One region of Streptomyces sp. CG4 genomic DNA includes:
- a CDS encoding AfsA-related hotdog domain-containing protein produces the protein MTAPQVHRAPADLDDPAAGFTPVNWEQTGEYRFTVRLRYRQGEPPLALVHAVRQAALLVAHEAYGVPRGDHCVFRSLSCTVPSGSLAAPEPGTEITLRLACLEPDLRRGRLVGARFRAETADGEPPAGQAEVDFAFLSPAVYRFVRNSSGSGDKAGESGEPSESGTGGHEFRPTPEQLTFRGKTMDHIPGMVLAGAALDAARAAMTGSGLTPTGLTCTFTGYTVPDELCRFHLRNAAAPTADDPAEAPGNAVEVWALQSGRRVFEGTVLIG, from the coding sequence ATGACGGCCCCCCAGGTGCACCGAGCACCGGCCGACCTCGACGATCCGGCCGCCGGATTCACGCCGGTCAACTGGGAGCAGACGGGCGAGTACCGGTTCACCGTCCGGCTGCGCTACCGGCAGGGCGAGCCGCCACTGGCCCTCGTGCACGCCGTGCGGCAGGCAGCGCTGCTGGTGGCCCACGAGGCGTACGGCGTACCGCGCGGCGACCACTGTGTCTTCCGGTCCCTGTCGTGCACCGTGCCGTCCGGGTCCCTCGCCGCGCCGGAACCGGGTACGGAGATCACGCTGCGGCTTGCCTGCCTGGAGCCGGATCTGCGCCGTGGCCGGCTCGTCGGCGCCCGGTTCCGGGCGGAGACGGCCGACGGCGAGCCGCCGGCAGGCCAGGCCGAGGTCGACTTCGCCTTCCTGTCACCGGCCGTCTACCGCTTCGTCCGGAATTCCTCCGGTAGCGGAGACAAGGCAGGGGAATCCGGGGAACCCAGCGAATCCGGCACAGGCGGCCACGAGTTCCGTCCCACTCCGGAGCAGTTGACGTTCCGCGGGAAGACGATGGATCACATCCCCGGCATGGTGCTGGCCGGCGCGGCCCTCGACGCGGCCCGCGCCGCGATGACCGGCTCAGGTCTCACCCCGACGGGCCTGACCTGCACGTTCACCGGCTACACGGTCCCCGACGAACTCTGCCGCTTCCACCTGCGCAACGCCGCCGCACCCACGGCGGACGACCCGGCGGAGGCACCGGGGAACGCCGTCGAGGTCTGGGCGCTCCAGTCCGGCAGACGGGTCTTCGAGGGCACGGTGCTCATCGGTTAG